A region of the Camelina sativa cultivar DH55 unplaced genomic scaffold, Cs unpScaffold33761, whole genome shotgun sequence genome:
AGCTTTTAACTCTTCCAACGCCGATGTCTGGCTTTCTTTAATGAACAAAAGCTTGGAGATCCGAGACCGATGCGTTGTAACATTGAACCCGTGTTTCTCTAGCTTGAGAAAACACTCGTCGATCCTGTTAATCGAGCTTATAG
Encoded here:
- the LOC109132164 gene encoding DUF724 domain-containing protein 7-like → AIGTMVKFTALLEKVNNLQVDDPISSINRIDECFLKLEKHGFNVTTHRSRISKLLFIKESQTSALEEL